From one Streptomyces sp. NBC_01478 genomic stretch:
- the panD gene encoding aspartate 1-decarboxylase, which translates to MLRTMFKSKIHRATVTQADLHYVGSVTIDADLLDAADLLPGELVHIVDITNGARLETYVIEGERGTGVIGINGAAAHLVHPGDLVIIISYAQVSDAEARALRPRVVHVDSANRIVGLGADPSEPVPGSEQARSPRAVTA; encoded by the coding sequence ATGTTGCGCACCATGTTCAAGTCCAAGATCCACCGTGCCACCGTCACCCAGGCCGACCTGCACTACGTCGGCTCCGTCACCATCGACGCCGACCTGCTGGACGCCGCCGATCTGCTGCCCGGCGAGCTGGTCCACATCGTCGACATCACCAACGGCGCCCGCCTGGAGACGTACGTCATCGAGGGCGAACGGGGCACCGGTGTCATCGGGATCAACGGGGCCGCCGCCCACCTCGTGCATCCCGGAGACCTGGTGATCATCATCAGTTACGCTCAGGTGTCCGACGCCGAGGCGCGGGCGCTTCGGCCCCGGGTCGTGCACGTGGACTCCGCCAACCGGATCGTGGGCCTGGGCGCCGATCCGTCCGAGCCGGTGCCGGGTTCGGAGCAGGCGCGCAGCCCGCGGGCCGTCACGGCCTGA
- a CDS encoding purine-cytosine permease family protein, which translates to MTTASEPRVSGLEIRSIDYVPLDERHGKLWHLGPLWFMSNAQIATLAVGLISITEGGNLIWSLIAIVAGTLLGTFFMAFHSAQGPQLGLPQMIQSRPQFGYVGALLVWLFAYVQYAGFNVFNTILAGEALHTTVHGGTKMWVAVVTVVGFVIALVGYDVIHKAEQFLTYTFLVVFGIFTVGVLATLHYPAGSFDLGGFSWTPFLAQFGVVAGYQISWAIYVSDYSRYLPPDVTVRKTFYWTYFGSALGGVWLMTLGALLAAWAGKDFDTIRSINAAGDKVFSGFGAIVLLFATLGLVSVTALNMYGGSLTLISAIDSFKKVQPTVGVRALTIGLTAVLSLAGAMAATADFLTNFNNFLLLVLYLFIPWTAVNLMDYYVVRRGHYAIAEIFNPHGIYGRWGWHGIISYLVGFGVMVPFFSVGTLYVGPIAHAMDGADLSLFVGLPVAGLLYWWLSRSIDVAAEIRVAEAEAAELEQAAHEHREP; encoded by the coding sequence GTGACCACCGCATCAGAGCCCCGGGTGTCGGGGCTGGAGATACGTTCCATCGACTACGTCCCCCTCGACGAACGTCACGGCAAGCTGTGGCACCTGGGGCCCCTGTGGTTCATGTCGAACGCGCAGATCGCCACGCTCGCGGTGGGCCTGATCAGCATCACCGAGGGCGGCAATCTCATCTGGTCGCTCATCGCGATCGTCGCGGGCACCCTGCTCGGCACCTTCTTCATGGCCTTCCACTCGGCCCAGGGCCCGCAGCTCGGACTGCCGCAGATGATCCAGTCGCGGCCCCAATTCGGTTATGTGGGCGCCCTGTTGGTGTGGCTGTTCGCGTATGTGCAGTACGCGGGCTTCAACGTCTTCAACACGATCCTCGCCGGGGAGGCCCTGCACACCACGGTGCACGGCGGCACCAAGATGTGGGTGGCCGTGGTCACCGTCGTCGGCTTCGTGATCGCGCTGGTGGGCTACGACGTGATCCACAAGGCGGAGCAGTTCCTGACCTACACCTTCCTGGTCGTCTTCGGGATCTTCACCGTGGGTGTGCTGGCGACCCTGCACTACCCGGCGGGCTCCTTCGACCTCGGCGGCTTCTCCTGGACGCCGTTCCTCGCCCAGTTCGGTGTGGTCGCCGGCTACCAGATCAGTTGGGCGATCTACGTCTCGGACTACTCGCGCTACCTCCCGCCGGACGTGACCGTCCGCAAGACCTTCTACTGGACCTACTTCGGGTCGGCGCTCGGCGGGGTCTGGCTGATGACGCTCGGGGCGCTGCTCGCCGCCTGGGCGGGCAAGGACTTCGACACGATCCGCTCGATCAACGCGGCGGGCGACAAGGTGTTCAGCGGCTTCGGCGCGATCGTGCTCCTCTTCGCCACGCTCGGCCTGGTCTCGGTGACCGCGCTGAACATGTACGGCGGTTCGCTGACCCTGATCAGCGCGATCGACTCGTTCAAGAAGGTCCAACCGACCGTGGGCGTACGGGCGTTGACGATCGGGCTGACCGCCGTGCTCTCCCTGGCCGGCGCGATGGCCGCGACCGCCGACTTCCTCACGAACTTCAACAACTTCCTGCTGCTGGTGCTCTATCTGTTCATCCCGTGGACCGCGGTCAACCTCATGGACTACTACGTGGTGCGCCGCGGTCACTACGCCATCGCCGAGATCTTCAACCCCCATGGCATCTACGGCCGTTGGGGCTGGCACGGGATCATCTCCTACCTGGTCGGCTTCGGTGTGATGGTGCCGTTCTTCTCCGTCGGCACGCTCTACGTCGGGCCCATCGCGCATGCCATGGACGGCGCCGACCTCTCCCTGTTCGTCGGGCTGCCGGTCGCCGGGTTGCTGTACTGGTGGCTGAGCCGCTCGATCGATGTGGCGGCCGAGATCCGGGTGGCAGAGGCGGAGGCGGCGGAGCTGGAGCAGGCGGCGCACGAGCACCGCGAGCCCTGA
- a CDS encoding GNAT family N-acetyltransferase — MSETEIRDDRAAGRLEAIGDGGEVVGHIEYFVLESPERALVPVHTIVEPAHEGKGIAGSLARELYGIAAREGIVVAPLCPYVVKWAARHPDEAPAADPALLHAAMEWLRAHPGRF; from the coding sequence ATGAGCGAGACCGAGATCCGCGACGACCGGGCGGCGGGCCGCCTGGAGGCGATCGGCGACGGCGGTGAAGTCGTGGGCCACATCGAGTACTTCGTCCTCGAATCCCCCGAGCGCGCCCTCGTCCCGGTCCACACGATCGTGGAACCGGCCCACGAGGGAAAGGGCATCGCGGGTTCCCTGGCCCGCGAGCTGTACGGCATCGCGGCCCGCGAGGGCATCGTCGTCGCGCCGCTGTGCCCGTACGTCGTGAAGTGGGCGGCACGCCACCCGGACGAGGCCCCGGCCGCCGACCCCGCGTTGCTGCACGCGGCGATGGAGTGGCTCAGGGCGCATCCGGGCCGCTTCTAG